A DNA window from Methylocystis heyeri contains the following coding sequences:
- a CDS encoding EcsC family protein, translated as MATTLPVAINSLTSADLAALEEAVAALERSSFARKLSHMVGNRISFAGRALPEKLQYIGSLAARRALESALGVALNSLRGKPISADARLRHRQLAMVSGALGGAMGLASLPVELPISTTIMLRAIADIARQEGEDLTDPTAAMACLEVFALGGHGEEGKVMEGGYLALRGLFAKTVSDAAAYVTHTGVVSESAPALARLIGAIAGRFGVVVSQKTAAQAAPIIGAISGAVINVAFTEHFQTLARGHFTVRRLERAYGPHEIRAEYARIARASGFWPQESAGAA; from the coding sequence GTGGCCACCACACTGCCCGTTGCGATCAACAGCCTGACTTCCGCCGACCTCGCCGCGCTGGAAGAAGCCGTGGCCGCGCTGGAGCGCTCCAGCTTCGCGCGAAAGCTTTCCCATATGGTCGGAAACCGGATCAGTTTTGCGGGCCGCGCTCTGCCGGAAAAACTCCAATATATCGGCTCGCTCGCCGCGCGCAGGGCTCTGGAGAGCGCTCTCGGCGTCGCCCTCAACAGCCTGAGGGGCAAGCCCATCAGCGCCGACGCCCGCCTGCGCCATCGCCAGCTCGCGATGGTTTCGGGCGCTCTGGGCGGAGCGATGGGCCTCGCCAGCCTGCCCGTCGAGTTGCCGATCTCGACCACGATCATGCTGCGGGCCATCGCCGACATCGCGCGGCAAGAAGGCGAAGACCTCACCGACCCCACCGCTGCAATGGCCTGTCTCGAAGTCTTCGCCCTCGGCGGCCATGGCGAGGAAGGCAAGGTCATGGAAGGCGGCTATCTCGCCCTGCGCGGCCTTTTCGCAAAGACCGTCTCGGACGCCGCCGCCTATGTCACGCATACAGGGGTGGTTTCGGAATCGGCGCCTGCGCTCGCGCGCTTGATCGGGGCCATAGCGGGGCGGTTCGGCGTGGTGGTGTCGCAGAAGACCGCCGCCCAGGCCGCGCCGATCATCGGCGCGATCAGCGGGGCCGTCATCAATGTGGCCTTCACCGAACATTTCCAGACCCTGGCGCGCGGCCATTTCACCGTGCGGCGGCTGGAGCGCGCCTATGGTCCCCACGAAATCCGGGCCGAATATGCGAGGATCGCGAGGGCCAGCGGGTTCTGGCCGCAGGAATCAGCCGGGGCCGCCTGA
- a CDS encoding alginate O-acetyltransferase AlgX-related protein → MAQLLSRRFVERLPIFACAGFIGFLFLANLWNFAVERDWPKLRIRSAQPLNGVPKIEPAPWTAQAFLSGETQKAVSSNIGRASPVFPISVRLKNQFMYSLFRASGAANIVVGREEQLFATGYIDEYCARGAAPNPGKLEDWADMAGEISASVRGQGKRFVYLVSPSKASHAPQYLPAGRSCPSLKDNAANRKLAPFRAALERRAVPFVDSSELFAREKSAYKIDLFPRGGIHWNLLGAALTLREASGVLEGQGGEPLLGAYDFDWREDDLAKGTDRDLLDLLNLFWPDDAYPTAALARNGAGASCPKTPHLLMVGDSFLRELIVAAAVAPCPPEIDYWFYVRDDAGGISLTRFLTAPGEIGNGTRLSADLALLPESFGWADAVVLEENESNIGNNRQVGNLLDAIRAKNPKLSGGPG, encoded by the coding sequence ATGGCCCAGCTTCTCTCCCGCCGTTTTGTCGAGCGCCTGCCCATCTTCGCCTGCGCCGGCTTCATCGGTTTTCTGTTCCTGGCCAATCTCTGGAACTTCGCCGTCGAGCGCGACTGGCCCAAGCTCCGCATCCGCAGCGCGCAGCCGCTCAACGGCGTGCCCAAGATCGAACCCGCGCCCTGGACCGCGCAGGCTTTTCTCTCGGGCGAGACCCAAAAGGCGGTTTCCAGCAATATCGGCCGCGCCTCGCCGGTGTTTCCGATCTCGGTGCGGCTCAAGAACCAGTTCATGTATTCGCTGTTCCGGGCCTCCGGAGCCGCCAATATCGTCGTCGGCCGCGAGGAGCAGCTGTTTGCGACCGGCTATATCGACGAATATTGCGCGCGCGGCGCGGCGCCGAACCCCGGCAAGCTCGAGGACTGGGCCGACATGGCGGGCGAAATCTCGGCTTCCGTCCGGGGGCAAGGCAAGCGGTTCGTCTATCTGGTCTCGCCCTCGAAAGCCTCTCATGCGCCGCAATATCTCCCGGCGGGGCGCAGCTGCCCCTCGCTCAAGGACAACGCAGCGAATCGCAAGCTGGCTCCGTTTCGGGCCGCGCTGGAGCGGCGGGCCGTGCCCTTCGTCGACTCTTCGGAACTCTTCGCGAGGGAGAAGAGCGCCTACAAGATCGACCTCTTTCCGCGCGGCGGAATACACTGGAATCTTCTCGGCGCCGCGCTCACGCTGCGGGAGGCGAGCGGCGTTCTGGAAGGGCAGGGCGGCGAGCCGCTGCTCGGGGCCTATGATTTCGATTGGCGCGAAGACGACCTCGCCAAGGGGACCGACCGCGATCTTCTCGACCTGCTCAATCTCTTTTGGCCCGACGACGCCTATCCGACCGCGGCGCTCGCCCGCAACGGCGCGGGCGCTTCCTGCCCCAAGACCCCGCATCTGCTGATGGTGGGGGACAGTTTCTTGCGGGAGCTGATCGTGGCCGCGGCCGTAGCGCCCTGTCCGCCCGAAATCGACTATTGGTTCTATGTGCGCGACGACGCCGGCGGCATCAGCCTGACCCGCTTCCTGACCGCGCCGGGCGAGATCGGCAATGGGACGCGGCTTTCCGCCGATCTCGCGCTATTGCCGGAGAGTTTCGGCTGGGCCGACGCCGTGGTGCTGGAGGAAAACGAGTCGAATATCGGAAACAACCGGCAGGTCGGCAATCTGCTCGACGCCATCCGGGCGAAAAACCCGAAGCTCTCAGGCGGCCCCGGCTGA
- the exaC gene encoding acetaldehyde dehydrogenase ExaC, protein MNKPAFIRSIQPKFKERYGNFVGGRWVEPSSGRYFQNPSPVNGQILCEVARSDAADVEAALDAAHAAKHGWGNTSVAQRARILNRIADRMEQNLSLLAEAESWDNGKPIRETTLADVPLAIDHFRYFASAIRAQEGGISEIDADTVAYHFHEPLGVVGQIIPWNFPLLMAAWKLAPALAAGNCVVLKPAEVTPLSILVWAELVADLLPAGVVNIVNGFGVEAGKPLASSKRIAKIAFTGETSTGRLIAGYAADSLIPATLELGGKSPNIFFADVMAEDDPFLDKAVEGFVMFALNQGEVCTCPSRALVQRKIYDSFMEKALKRIGAIVQGDPLDQRTMVGAQASREQMEKILSYIDIGLAEGAELLIGGGRAELPGDLAGGNYVQPTVFRGHNKMRIFQEEIFGPVLSVTVFDTEEEAVEIANDTIFGLGAGVWTRDGSRAYRMGRAIQAGRVWTNCYHAYPAHAAFGGYKQSGVGRENHHMMLGHYQQTKNLLVSYNPNKVGFF, encoded by the coding sequence ATGAACAAGCCGGCCTTCATCCGTTCGATTCAACCGAAGTTCAAAGAGCGCTACGGAAATTTCGTAGGGGGCCGATGGGTCGAGCCTTCGAGCGGCCGCTATTTCCAGAATCCGTCTCCGGTCAACGGGCAGATCCTTTGCGAAGTTGCGCGTTCGGACGCCGCGGATGTCGAGGCGGCGCTGGACGCCGCCCACGCGGCGAAACACGGCTGGGGCAACACCAGCGTCGCACAGCGCGCGCGCATCCTGAACCGGATCGCCGACCGCATGGAGCAGAATCTCTCCCTGCTCGCCGAAGCCGAGAGCTGGGACAACGGCAAGCCGATCCGCGAGACCACCTTGGCCGACGTGCCGCTGGCGATCGATCACTTCCGTTATTTCGCCTCGGCGATACGCGCGCAGGAAGGCGGCATTTCGGAAATCGACGCCGACACCGTGGCCTATCATTTCCATGAGCCGCTGGGCGTCGTCGGCCAGATCATCCCCTGGAACTTTCCGCTGTTGATGGCGGCCTGGAAGCTCGCCCCCGCGCTCGCCGCCGGCAATTGCGTGGTGTTGAAGCCGGCCGAGGTGACGCCGCTTTCCATTCTGGTCTGGGCCGAGCTGGTCGCCGACCTTCTGCCGGCGGGCGTGGTGAATATCGTCAACGGCTTCGGCGTCGAGGCCGGCAAGCCGCTCGCCTCCTCCAAACGGATCGCCAAGATCGCCTTCACCGGCGAGACCTCGACCGGCCGCCTGATCGCCGGCTATGCCGCCGACAGCCTGATCCCCGCGACGCTGGAGCTCGGCGGCAAATCGCCCAACATCTTCTTTGCCGACGTGATGGCGGAGGACGACCCCTTCCTCGACAAGGCCGTGGAAGGCTTCGTCATGTTCGCCTTGAACCAGGGCGAAGTATGCACCTGTCCCAGCCGCGCTTTGGTGCAGCGAAAAATCTATGACTCCTTCATGGAAAAGGCCCTGAAGCGCATCGGCGCTATCGTGCAGGGCGATCCTCTCGACCAGAGGACGATGGTCGGCGCCCAGGCCTCCCGCGAGCAGATGGAAAAGATCCTCTCCTATATCGACATCGGCCTCGCGGAAGGCGCCGAACTGCTGATCGGCGGCGGCAGGGCGGAACTGCCGGGCGATCTCGCCGGCGGCAATTATGTGCAGCCCACCGTGTTCCGCGGCCACAACAAGATGCGCATTTTCCAGGAGGAGATTTTTGGGCCGGTGCTGTCGGTCACGGTGTTCGACACCGAGGAAGAAGCGGTGGAGATCGCCAACGACACGATTTTCGGCCTCGGCGCGGGCGTGTGGACCCGCGACGGCAGCCGCGCCTACCGCATGGGCCGCGCCATTCAGGCCGGGCGTGTCTGGACCAATTGCTATCACGCCTACCCCGCCCATGCGGCCTTCGGCGGCTATAAGCAATCAGGCGTCGGCCGCGAGAACCATCACATGATGCTCGGCCACTACCAGCAGACCAAGAACCTGCTGGTGTCCTACAATCCGAACAAGGTCGGGTTTTTCTGA
- a CDS encoding YqaA family protein: MFKKLYQWTMSLASSPHAELALGLIAFAESSFFPIPPDVILVPMSLAEPKKAWRYAALCTVASVAGGALGYAIGALLYDTVGQWLIHLYGYEAKMDAMREFYAKWGAIFILVKGFTPIPFKLVTIFSGLFAYNFPLFLLLALITRGGRFLVIAAALNHFGDQIRDKLESHFGWFMGSMAAIVVGGFVVAVKLF, from the coding sequence ATGTTCAAGAAACTCTACCAATGGACCATGTCGCTGGCGTCGAGCCCGCACGCCGAACTCGCGCTGGGGCTGATCGCATTTGCGGAAAGCTCGTTCTTCCCGATACCGCCGGATGTGATTCTGGTGCCGATGTCGCTGGCCGAGCCCAAGAAGGCGTGGCGCTATGCGGCCCTGTGCACCGTCGCCTCGGTCGCGGGCGGCGCTCTCGGCTACGCCATCGGCGCGCTGCTCTATGACACGGTGGGGCAGTGGCTGATCCATCTCTATGGCTATGAAGCCAAGATGGACGCCATGCGCGAGTTCTACGCCAAATGGGGCGCCATCTTCATCCTGGTGAAGGGTTTTACGCCGATTCCCTTCAAGCTGGTGACGATCTTCTCCGGCCTGTTCGCCTATAATTTCCCGCTGTTCCTGCTGCTGGCGCTGATCACGCGCGGCGGGCGGTTTCTGGTGATCGCGGCGGCGCTCAACCATTTCGGCGATCAGATCCGCGACAAGCTCGAATCCCATTTCGGCTGGTTCATGGGCTCCATGGCGGCCATCGTGGTCGGCGGCTTCGTCGTCGCGGTAAAGCTGTTCTGA
- a CDS encoding methanol/ethanol family PQQ-dependent dehydrogenase: protein MKKFLAASSFAMLTLALGNGACADELLELQKDPTQWVSPTGDYANLRHSALKQITTENVGKLVVDWQFSTGVLRGHEGAPLVIHDVKIPAEQNDGKVVKPAYVTDVMYLHTPFPNVVYALDLKDPDHKVLWKYAPQQDATVIPVMCCDTVNRGLAYGDGKVFLAQADTTLVALDAATGASAGKSKDKPIWSVKFGDPSKGETSTAAPHVFKDKVVVGNAGGEYGVRGQISAYDIKTGALVWRGYSTGPDSDTLIDPEKTTHLGKPVGKDSGINTWQGDQWKFGGGTAWGWYSYDPELNLIYYGTGNPSTWNPVQRPGDNRWSLTLWARDLDTGKARWVYQTTPHDQWDYDAVNELILVDQEIGGKKVKTAVHFDRNGFGYTLDRVDGSLLVAEKFDPAVNWATRIDMDKESKTYGRPVVDEKFSPEKHGEDATTQGACPTTLGSKDEQPASYDPKTGLFLVPTNHVCMDFEPFRVSYSAGQPYVGASVEMFPADRAKGETHTGNFIAWDAKTGKIVWANKEQFSVWSGAVSTDGGVTFYGTLEGYLKAVDTRTGKELFKHKTPSGIIGNVITYVVNGKQYIAVLSGVGGWAGIGLAAGLTKSNDGLGAVGNYRSLSNYTALGGVLTVFSLRD from the coding sequence ATGAAGAAGTTCCTGGCAGCCTCGTCTTTCGCGATGCTGACGCTCGCTTTAGGCAATGGCGCCTGCGCCGACGAATTGCTTGAATTGCAAAAGGACCCGACACAATGGGTGTCGCCGACGGGGGACTACGCCAACCTCCGCCACTCGGCGCTCAAGCAGATCACGACGGAGAATGTCGGCAAGCTCGTCGTCGACTGGCAGTTTTCGACCGGCGTGTTGCGCGGTCACGAAGGCGCGCCGCTGGTGATCCACGACGTCAAGATACCCGCCGAGCAGAACGACGGCAAAGTCGTCAAGCCGGCCTATGTCACCGACGTGATGTATCTGCATACGCCATTCCCCAATGTGGTCTACGCCCTCGACCTCAAGGACCCCGATCACAAGGTCCTCTGGAAATATGCGCCGCAGCAGGACGCCACCGTCATTCCGGTGATGTGCTGCGACACCGTCAATCGCGGCCTCGCCTATGGCGACGGAAAAGTCTTCCTCGCGCAGGCCGACACCACGCTGGTCGCGCTCGACGCCGCGACCGGCGCCTCGGCTGGCAAATCAAAAGACAAGCCGATCTGGTCGGTCAAATTCGGCGATCCTTCGAAAGGCGAGACCTCGACCGCGGCGCCGCATGTGTTCAAGGACAAGGTGGTGGTCGGCAACGCCGGCGGCGAATATGGCGTGCGCGGCCAGATCAGCGCCTATGACATCAAGACCGGCGCTCTGGTGTGGCGCGGCTATTCGACCGGCCCGGACAGCGACACGCTGATCGACCCCGAAAAGACGACGCATCTCGGCAAGCCGGTGGGCAAGGACTCTGGCATCAACACCTGGCAGGGCGACCAGTGGAAGTTCGGCGGCGGAACCGCCTGGGGATGGTACAGCTACGATCCGGAACTGAACCTGATCTATTACGGAACCGGCAATCCTTCGACCTGGAATCCGGTGCAGCGGCCCGGCGACAATCGCTGGTCTCTGACTCTGTGGGCGCGCGATCTCGACACCGGCAAGGCGCGCTGGGTCTATCAGACCACCCCCCACGACCAGTGGGACTATGACGCCGTGAACGAACTCATTTTGGTCGATCAGGAGATCGGCGGCAAGAAAGTGAAGACGGCGGTTCACTTCGACCGCAACGGCTTCGGCTACACGCTCGATCGCGTCGACGGTTCTCTGCTGGTCGCGGAAAAATTCGATCCGGCGGTCAATTGGGCGACCAGGATCGACATGGACAAGGAGTCGAAGACCTATGGCCGGCCGGTCGTCGACGAGAAATTCTCGCCCGAGAAGCACGGCGAAGACGCGACGACGCAGGGCGCCTGCCCGACGACGCTCGGCTCCAAGGACGAACAGCCCGCCAGCTACGATCCCAAGACCGGCTTGTTCCTCGTCCCCACGAACCATGTCTGCATGGATTTCGAACCCTTCCGCGTGAGCTATTCGGCGGGCCAGCCCTATGTCGGCGCCTCGGTGGAGATGTTCCCCGCCGACCGCGCCAAGGGCGAAACCCACACCGGCAATTTCATCGCCTGGGACGCCAAGACCGGCAAGATCGTGTGGGCCAACAAGGAGCAGTTCTCGGTGTGGTCGGGCGCTGTCTCCACCGACGGCGGCGTGACCTTCTATGGCACTCTCGAAGGCTATCTGAAGGCGGTCGACACCAGGACCGGCAAGGAACTGTTCAAGCACAAGACGCCTTCCGGCATCATCGGCAATGTCATCACCTATGTCGTGAACGGGAAGCAATATATCGCGGTGCTGTCGGGCGTCGGCGGCTGGGCCGGCATCGGCCTTGCGGCCGGCCTCACCAAGAGCAACGACGGCCTCGGCGCGGTGGGCAATTATCGCAGCCTTTCCAACTACACGGCGCTCGGCGGCGTGCTGACGGTGTTCTCCCTCCGGGATTAA
- a CDS encoding helix-turn-helix domain-containing protein, with amino-acid sequence MVGRIAHRHTDLVRSVVQNEIAPATSAIAASWRRSMTVHGLDPGQSRPPEVLTEAELRQARAELEPLAHVAQAPLDRLFGAVAELGCCVLLTNKEGVPIEGRGTDEVVFQDWGLRLGAMWSEAREGTNGIGTCLAEARMLTIHRDQHFRARNTGLSCTVAPIYDHQGRLAAALDVSCSREIKSEGLIGLITVALADAAKEIEALNFRQFFADARILLSPGAGRKGASLLAVDRHDLIIGATRSARLELDICDARIAAQLPAIDLLLPKSGGGEAELVEAERGAVRRALARAEGNVSAAARLLGVSRATLHRKMNKLGISNTH; translated from the coding sequence ATGGTCGGGCGGATCGCACATAGGCACACGGATCTGGTGCGTTCGGTCGTCCAGAACGAGATTGCGCCGGCGACCTCGGCGATCGCCGCGAGCTGGCGCCGCTCGATGACGGTGCATGGGCTCGATCCCGGCCAGAGCCGCCCGCCCGAGGTCCTCACCGAAGCCGAACTGCGCCAGGCCCGCGCGGAACTCGAGCCCTTGGCTCATGTGGCGCAAGCGCCGCTCGATCGGCTGTTCGGCGCCGTCGCCGAGCTCGGCTGCTGCGTGTTGCTGACCAACAAGGAAGGCGTGCCGATCGAAGGCCGCGGAACCGACGAGGTCGTTTTCCAGGACTGGGGACTGCGGCTCGGCGCAATGTGGAGCGAGGCGCGCGAAGGCACCAACGGCATAGGCACCTGCCTCGCCGAAGCCCGCATGCTCACGATCCATCGCGACCAGCACTTCCGCGCGCGCAATACCGGCTTGAGCTGCACCGTCGCGCCGATTTACGACCATCAGGGCCGACTCGCCGCCGCTCTCGATGTCTCCTGCTCCCGCGAGATAAAATCGGAAGGGCTGATCGGGCTGATCACGGTCGCCCTGGCCGACGCCGCGAAAGAAATCGAGGCGCTCAATTTCCGGCAATTCTTCGCCGATGCGCGGATTCTGCTGTCGCCGGGGGCCGGCCGAAAAGGGGCTTCGCTGCTTGCCGTCGATCGCCATGATCTCATCATCGGCGCAACCCGATCGGCACGGCTGGAACTCGATATCTGCGACGCCCGCATCGCCGCGCAGCTGCCGGCCATAGATCTCCTCTTGCCCAAAAGCGGCGGCGGCGAGGCCGAACTGGTCGAAGCCGAACGCGGCGCGGTGCGCAGAGCGCTCGCCCGCGCCGAAGGCAATGTTTCTGCCGCGGCGAGGCTGCTCGGGGTCAGCCGGGCGACGCTGCACCGCAAGATGAACAAGCTCGGCATTTCCAATACGCACTGA
- a CDS encoding type ISP restriction/modification enzyme has translation MTSSHSVSNAISTFGASCKAKLANKAAAGAPEDQLRAPLEALFEDLTSLIGLPEKTVSLVGESTLSALATRPDYAVTVQNALVGFIEVKAPGKGADPRRFTDEHDKKQWMKLKSLPNLLYTDGNAFSLWRNGELIDKLVMLEGDVGSSGAKLAAPASFLPLISDFLIWSPTPPRSVPQLAQTTARLCRLLRDEVTEELEAKNPGLTSLATEWRGLLFPQATDAEFADGYAQAVTFGLLVARARDIELKDGIDKAALALKKTNSLIGTALRLLTDSSEVQQALDSALRTLARVLDAVHWPTLTKGAADAWLYFYEDFLAVYDNALRKRTGSYYTPPEVVAAMVRLVDEALREPALFGLPQGLASHDVTLADPAVGTGAYLLGALQKIAQTVENDLGPGAVPGAVAAAVNRLIGFEMQFGPFAVAQLRLMAEIQTLMSVKDGDGGNLPALRLFITDTLGDPYATQTQFSSLTAPIGESRKQANDIKRNEKITVVIGNPPYKEKAKGRGGWIEQGSAGRPSAMDSWSPPPAWGVSAHAKHLKNLYVYFWRWATWKVFGSGHAETTGEPEPSRSGIVCFITVAGFLNGPGFQKMRDDLRRDCSDIWVIDCSPEGHQPEVPTRIFQGVQQPVCIVLAVRPPGKDRTQPARLHFRALPEGKREEKFKTLAEMSVAGAGWAAGPNGWRDPFLSQSQGLWADFLPLKAIFGFESSGVLCGRTWVIAPDAESLKTRWDKLIGEKDPACKETLFHPTLRHGELADRHTNKVVKDGLNGHEKRETTVANDKGPVIKPTRYAWRTFDLQWIIPDNRLILSARLPLWNSVSKKQVFATALDASSPVSGPALSFAAIVPDQDHYKGSFGGRVFPLWRDAAATVPNIRPELILHFATAYGFQVGAEDVMAYIAALLAHPAFTRRFQSDLIRPGLRVPLTADAALFSEAVKLGKEVVWLHCYGERFSDPKAGRPAGPPRLPKGEGPVIPAGGGIPGAPEALPNTMEYDPATRRLRIGAGVIDNVPQTVWDYEVSGKNVLRQWFSYRKLDRSRPIIGDRRPPSPLDKIQPDHWLDEYTTDLMNLLHVLGRLVKIEPAQEGLLERVCAAPLLPPP, from the coding sequence GTGACTTCTTCGCATTCCGTTTCCAACGCCATCTCGACATTTGGGGCGAGTTGCAAAGCCAAGCTCGCGAATAAGGCCGCGGCCGGCGCGCCCGAGGACCAGTTGCGCGCGCCGTTGGAAGCGCTCTTCGAGGACCTGACGTCGCTTATTGGTCTACCAGAAAAGACTGTTTCGTTGGTCGGCGAGAGCACGCTGAGCGCGCTAGCCACTCGTCCCGATTACGCCGTCACGGTTCAAAATGCGCTCGTCGGCTTCATTGAGGTCAAGGCGCCGGGCAAGGGCGCCGACCCGCGCCGTTTCACGGACGAGCACGACAAAAAGCAGTGGATGAAGCTCAAGTCGTTGCCGAACCTGCTCTATACCGATGGCAACGCCTTCAGCCTTTGGCGCAATGGCGAACTCATCGACAAGCTTGTGATGCTTGAAGGCGACGTCGGGAGCTCCGGCGCGAAGCTCGCGGCTCCGGCTAGCTTCCTGCCTCTGATCTCTGATTTCCTGATCTGGAGCCCGACACCACCGCGCTCTGTCCCCCAATTGGCTCAGACTACGGCAAGACTTTGTCGCCTCTTGCGCGACGAGGTCACGGAGGAGTTGGAAGCGAAAAATCCAGGCCTCACCTCATTGGCGACCGAATGGCGCGGGCTGCTCTTCCCGCAAGCGACCGACGCGGAGTTCGCCGACGGCTACGCGCAGGCGGTTACCTTCGGCCTGCTTGTCGCTCGCGCTCGCGACATTGAGTTAAAGGACGGGATCGACAAAGCGGCTCTGGCGCTGAAAAAGACCAACTCCTTGATCGGCACCGCGCTCCGTCTGCTGACCGACAGTTCTGAGGTCCAGCAGGCGCTCGACAGCGCTCTCCGCACGCTCGCTCGCGTGCTTGATGCCGTGCACTGGCCGACTCTGACCAAGGGCGCCGCCGACGCTTGGTTGTATTTCTACGAGGACTTCCTCGCCGTCTATGACAATGCGCTCAGGAAGCGCACGGGCTCCTACTACACTCCGCCCGAGGTCGTCGCCGCCATGGTGCGGCTCGTGGATGAGGCGCTGCGGGAACCGGCGCTATTCGGCCTGCCCCAGGGGCTCGCCTCCCATGACGTGACCCTCGCCGATCCTGCCGTCGGCACGGGCGCTTATTTGCTGGGCGCATTGCAGAAAATTGCGCAGACAGTGGAAAACGACCTCGGCCCCGGCGCCGTGCCGGGCGCTGTCGCCGCCGCGGTCAACAGGTTGATCGGCTTCGAGATGCAGTTCGGCCCCTTCGCCGTGGCGCAACTACGGCTTATGGCTGAAATCCAGACGTTGATGAGCGTGAAGGATGGCGACGGCGGCAACCTGCCCGCCTTGCGCCTATTTATTACCGACACCTTGGGCGATCCTTACGCGACGCAGACCCAGTTCTCCTCACTGACGGCCCCGATTGGCGAGTCCCGCAAACAGGCAAACGACATCAAGCGCAACGAGAAGATCACCGTCGTCATTGGCAATCCGCCTTACAAGGAGAAGGCGAAGGGGCGCGGAGGCTGGATAGAGCAAGGTAGCGCTGGCCGGCCATCTGCAATGGATTCGTGGTCGCCGCCGCCGGCATGGGGCGTAAGCGCCCATGCCAAGCATCTCAAAAATCTCTATGTCTATTTCTGGCGCTGGGCGACATGGAAGGTCTTTGGCTCGGGTCATGCTGAAACTACCGGCGAACCAGAGCCAAGTCGCTCGGGAATTGTCTGCTTCATCACCGTCGCAGGCTTTCTGAACGGGCCAGGCTTTCAGAAGATGCGCGACGATCTGCGTCGCGACTGCTCGGATATTTGGGTGATCGATTGCTCGCCGGAAGGCCACCAGCCGGAAGTGCCGACACGCATTTTTCAAGGCGTGCAGCAGCCGGTCTGCATCGTGCTTGCCGTACGCCCGCCCGGAAAAGACAGAACGCAGCCGGCGCGGCTGCATTTTCGAGCACTGCCCGAGGGAAAGCGTGAGGAGAAGTTCAAGACGCTCGCTGAGATGTCAGTCGCTGGCGCCGGGTGGGCCGCTGGGCCGAACGGCTGGCGCGATCCCTTTCTCTCCCAATCGCAGGGCCTCTGGGCAGATTTCCTCCCGTTGAAAGCGATTTTCGGGTTTGAGAGTTCGGGAGTCCTCTGTGGGAGAACTTGGGTGATCGCTCCCGACGCCGAGAGCTTGAAAACTCGATGGGATAAGCTGATCGGCGAAAAAGACCCTGCGTGTAAGGAGACACTTTTCCACCCAACGCTCCGCCATGGGGAGCTTGCTGACCGTCATACAAATAAGGTCGTCAAGGACGGTTTAAATGGGCATGAGAAGCGGGAGACAACCGTCGCGAATGATAAAGGCCCAGTTATCAAGCCCACGCGCTATGCGTGGCGAACCTTCGATTTACAGTGGATTATCCCGGATAATCGCCTGATTCTTTCCGCTCGCCTGCCTTTGTGGAACAGCGTTTCGAAAAAGCAAGTTTTCGCAACCGCTCTAGACGCAAGTTCGCCAGTTTCCGGCCCGGCTCTGTCGTTTGCCGCAATTGTCCCAGACCAAGACCATTATAAGGGCTCCTTTGGTGGTCGCGTCTTTCCGCTATGGCGAGACGCCGCCGCTACCGTCCCCAACATCAGACCCGAACTGATCCTCCATTTTGCAACCGCCTATGGCTTCCAAGTTGGCGCGGAAGACGTCATGGCCTATATCGCCGCCCTTCTCGCACATCCGGCGTTCACGAGGCGTTTTCAATCCGACCTCATACGACCTGGCCTCCGAGTTCCGCTCACCGCCGACGCGGCGCTGTTTTCGGAGGCCGTAAAGCTCGGCAAAGAGGTCGTCTGGCTCCATTGCTATGGCGAGCGTTTCTCTGACCCCAAGGCAGGCCGTCCCGCAGGCCCTCCGCGCCTGCCGAAAGGCGAAGGCCCGGTTATCCCGGCGGGCGGCGGCATCCCCGGCGCGCCGGAGGCCCTGCCGAATACAATGGAGTATGACCCCGCCACGCGACGTCTCCGCATCGGCGCGGGCGTGATCGACAATGTGCCGCAGACCGTCTGGGATTACGAAGTCTCCGGGAAGAACGTGCTGCGTCAATGGTTCAGCTATCGCAAGCTCGACCGCTCTCGCCCCATTATCGGAGATCGCCGCCCGCCCTCGCCGCTCGACAAAATCCAGCCCGACCATTGGCTCGACGAATACACGACCGACTTGATGAATCTTCTTCACGTCCTTGGCCGGCTGGTGAAGATCGAGCCCGCGCAGGAAGGCCTTCTTGAACGCGTCTGCGCAGCGCCTCTGCTCCCGCCACCGTGA
- a CDS encoding disulfide bond formation protein B — protein sequence MAGASAMARAGVTVGVVSLLILAVAVATIAGAWTMEGMGYIPCELCLLGRKPYYVGIGLAALTAVSAWRGRIALARWGLIGLGVVFAAGAGIAAYHSGVELHFWQGPTECSGALSGVLSADDFMAQLKHIKPVRCDEPALLIFGLSLAVWSAVISLGLAAVALWGWRRASRQG from the coding sequence ATGGCCGGGGCGTCCGCCATGGCCCGCGCCGGCGTGACGGTCGGCGTCGTCTCGCTGCTGATCCTCGCCGTAGCTGTGGCGACCATCGCCGGCGCCTGGACCATGGAGGGGATGGGCTATATCCCCTGCGAACTCTGCCTGCTCGGGCGCAAGCCCTATTATGTCGGCATAGGGCTCGCCGCGCTCACCGCTGTTTCGGCCTGGCGCGGCCGCATCGCCCTGGCGCGCTGGGGGCTGATCGGCCTTGGCGTCGTCTTCGCCGCAGGCGCCGGGATCGCGGCCTATCACTCCGGCGTCGAGCTGCATTTCTGGCAGGGGCCGACCGAGTGCTCCGGGGCTCTATCGGGGGTTCTCTCCGCCGATGATTTCATGGCGCAGCTGAAGCACATTAAGCCCGTGCGCTGCGACGAGCCCGCGCTGCTGATATTCGGCCTCAGCCTTGCGGTGTGGAGCGCTGTGATTTCACTCGGCCTCGCCGCCGTCGCGCTATGGGGCTGGCGGCGGGCTTCGCGGCAAGGTTAG